The Cystobacter fuscus DSM 2262 genome includes a window with the following:
- a CDS encoding MBL fold metallo-hydrolase produces MTAILIKHPKGDLLIDAGFGRDIAQHLATLPLPFQLLTRYTLNKTAREQLQSSGYDLTRLRAIILTHSHWDHISGAADFPEVPVWIPPAERSFVQGEDFTTAPARSIKSLHLEEYRFDARPYLGFAESHDVYGDGAVVIVPAPGHTPGSVIVFVTLPDHKRYAFIGDLAWQLEGVTEQEERPLTQRIADFEPRLVREHLARMAAISARYPEMTLVVAHDPRSFAAIPKWP; encoded by the coding sequence ATGACCGCGATCCTGATCAAGCACCCCAAGGGCGATCTCTTGATCGACGCAGGGTTCGGCCGGGACATCGCACAGCACCTCGCGACACTGCCGCTCCCCTTCCAGCTCCTGACCCGATACACGCTGAACAAGACCGCGCGCGAGCAGCTCCAATCGAGCGGGTATGACCTGACCCGGCTGCGCGCGATCATTTTGACCCACTCCCACTGGGATCACATCAGCGGCGCCGCGGATTTTCCCGAGGTGCCTGTCTGGATACCTCCCGCGGAACGAAGTTTCGTCCAAGGCGAGGACTTCACGACCGCCCCGGCAAGAAGCATCAAATCGCTGCATCTCGAAGAGTATCGATTCGATGCACGTCCCTATCTCGGCTTCGCGGAGAGCCATGACGTCTACGGAGATGGCGCAGTGGTGATCGTCCCGGCGCCCGGCCATACGCCGGGCTCTGTGATCGTCTTCGTGACGCTTCCGGACCACAAGCGTTATGCCTTCATCGGAGACCTCGCCTGGCAGCTGGAGGGCGTCACCGAGCAGGAGGAGCGCCCTCTCACGCAGCGCATCGCCGATTTCGAGCCTCGGCTCGTTCGTGAGCACCTCGCGCGTATGGCCGCGATCTCGGCGCGGTATCCGGAGATGACCCTCGTCGTCGCGCATGATCCGCGGAGCTTCGCGGCGATCCCGAAGTGGCCTTGA
- a CDS encoding kelch repeat-containing protein, giving the protein MKGLPLTASMGSVRTEHAATLLADGRVLVVGGTGPSGELVTAEVYDPATHTWSATGSLAVLRRHLTATLLNDGRVLVVGGTGSSGDVALAELYDPATGTWSATGSLAQARHSHTATLLPDGKVLVAGGYGRHPLGSPMENVPTALATAELYDPATGTWATTGSLPNIRFDHQATLLPNGKVLLVGGNSSRTSNTAYYSSCLLYTPATGTWAATGALPHYRVAPALTLLSDGRVLVAGGGGPNGTVYATAMTYNPATGVWAAAAAAGLQSRHQHTATPLPNGRVLLVGGYTVGGFDTASHAAKSAEVYDPATGASLTGWPTQARGAHTATKLLDGRVLVAGGLAPGGYRLANSEVYDPTTGFWAATPSLSDARQLHTATPLSDGRVLLAGGLGLSGPVASAELHDPVTHTASTTGALAQARSSHTATPLSDGRVLVTGGLGASGPLATCELYDPATGAWSPTGPLAQARSVHTATLLSDGRVLVTGGLGPSAPLATSEVYDPTTGTWTVTGALAAARSSHTATLLPNGKVLLVGGRSATAALATAQLYEPTTGTWTATGVLAAARSSHTATLLPNGKVLVAGGAGASAPLATAQLYEPTTGVWTATGSLAAARSHHTATLLPDGTVLVAGGKGPTDILLGTEVLTPAAGTWRFFDPLAQRRTSYTATLLPDGKVLMAGGAGPSGTLRSFQEYDPAVGSWASTGALAQARRLHTATRLNNGKVLVVGGQGPGGALASAELYDPVTATWSSTGALAQARYSHTATLLATGGVLVVGGFGTARLATAEVYDPATGIWTAAGSLTTARYLHTATPLPNTTLVLVAGGSGPSGALATAQLYDARTGTWTTTGSLTAARHTHTATMVPATYPSGQILVTGGYGAAALATAELYNPTTGIWTAVGSVTQARYAHGTTILNTGGVLVVGGAGASGALATAEAFTPGNAQTPGRPVAGLAQARSHFTETRMPDYKRVLVVGGMGTAGILGTTEAYDMTLGVWSGTGSLIQARRGHTATLLANGRLLVVGGENGTAAPYLASAELY; this is encoded by the coding sequence GTGAAGGGGCTCCCCCTCACGGCTTCCATGGGGTCGGTCCGCACGGAGCACGCGGCGACGCTGCTGGCCGACGGCAGGGTGCTCGTGGTGGGCGGAACGGGGCCCAGCGGCGAGCTCGTCACGGCCGAGGTGTACGACCCGGCTACCCACACGTGGTCCGCCACCGGCTCGCTCGCGGTGCTGCGCCGTCACCTCACGGCGACCTTGCTGAACGACGGCAGGGTGCTCGTGGTGGGCGGGACGGGGAGCAGCGGCGACGTCGCCCTCGCGGAGTTGTATGACCCGGCCACCGGGACGTGGTCCGCCACCGGCTCGCTCGCCCAGGCCCGCCACTCCCACACCGCGACGCTGCTGCCCGACGGCAAGGTGCTGGTGGCGGGCGGATATGGCCGCCACCCCCTCGGCAGCCCCATGGAGAACGTCCCCACGGCGCTCGCCACGGCCGAGCTGTACGACCCGGCCACCGGCACGTGGGCCACCACCGGCTCGCTCCCCAACATCCGCTTCGACCACCAGGCGACGCTGCTGCCCAATGGCAAGGTGCTGCTCGTGGGCGGGAACTCCTCGCGCACCTCCAATACGGCCTACTACTCCTCGTGCCTGCTCTACACCCCGGCGACCGGTACCTGGGCCGCGACCGGGGCACTGCCTCACTACCGTGTCGCGCCCGCGCTGACGCTGCTGTCCGATGGCAGGGTGCTCGTGGCAGGCGGGGGGGGCCCCAACGGTACCGTCTACGCCACCGCCATGACGTACAACCCGGCCACCGGCGTCTGGGCCGCCGCCGCCGCCGCCGGCCTCCAGAGCCGTCACCAGCACACGGCGACGCCGCTGCCCAATGGCCGGGTGCTCCTCGTGGGCGGATACACAGTGGGCGGCTTCGACACCGCCAGCCACGCCGCCAAGAGCGCCGAGGTGTATGACCCGGCGACTGGCGCCTCCCTCACCGGCTGGCCCACACAGGCTCGCGGCGCCCACACGGCGACGAAGCTGCTCGATGGCCGGGTGCTCGTGGCGGGCGGGCTGGCTCCCGGCGGCTACCGCCTCGCGAACTCCGAGGTGTACGACCCGACCACCGGCTTCTGGGCCGCCACGCCGTCACTCTCCGACGCCCGTCAGCTCCACACGGCGACCCCGCTGAGCGATGGCCGGGTGCTCCTGGCGGGAGGGCTGGGCCTCAGCGGCCCCGTCGCCAGCGCCGAGCTGCACGATCCGGTCACCCACACCGCGTCCACCACCGGCGCGCTCGCCCAGGCCCGCTCCAGCCACACGGCGACCCCGTTGAGCGATGGCCGGGTGCTCGTCACCGGGGGCCTGGGCGCCAGCGGTCCGCTGGCGACCTGCGAGCTGTATGATCCCGCGACCGGTGCCTGGAGTCCCACGGGTCCGCTCGCACAGGCGCGCAGCGTCCACACGGCGACGTTGCTGTCCGACGGCCGGGTGCTCGTCACGGGAGGGCTGGGCCCCAGCGCGCCCCTCGCGACCTCCGAGGTGTACGACCCGACCACCGGCACCTGGACGGTGACGGGCGCACTGGCCGCGGCCCGTTCCAGCCACACCGCGACGCTGCTGCCCAATGGCAAGGTGCTGCTCGTGGGAGGCAGGAGCGCGACCGCCGCGCTGGCCACCGCCCAGCTCTACGAGCCGACCACCGGAACCTGGACGGCGACGGGCGTGCTGGCCGCGGCCCGCTCCAGCCACACGGCGACGCTGCTGCCCAACGGCAAGGTGCTCGTGGCGGGTGGAGCAGGGGCCAGCGCTCCGCTCGCCACCGCCCAGCTCTACGAGCCGACCACCGGCGTCTGGACGGCGACGGGCTCGCTGGCGGCGGCCCGCTCCCACCACACCGCGACGCTGCTGCCGGATGGCACGGTGCTCGTGGCGGGCGGCAAGGGGCCCACCGACATCCTCCTCGGCACCGAGGTCCTGACCCCTGCCGCTGGCACCTGGCGCTTCTTCGATCCGCTCGCGCAGCGCCGGACCTCGTACACGGCGACCCTCCTGCCCGACGGCAAGGTGCTCATGGCGGGCGGCGCGGGTCCCAGCGGCACGCTGCGCAGCTTCCAGGAGTACGACCCGGCCGTCGGCTCATGGGCCTCCACCGGTGCGCTCGCGCAGGCGCGCCGCCTCCATACGGCGACGCGGTTGAACAACGGCAAGGTGCTCGTGGTGGGCGGCCAGGGGCCTGGCGGCGCCCTCGCGAGCGCGGAGCTCTATGATCCGGTCACCGCCACCTGGTCCTCCACGGGCGCGCTCGCCCAGGCCCGCTACTCCCACACCGCGACACTGCTCGCCACGGGTGGGGTGCTCGTGGTGGGCGGATTTGGGACGGCCCGGCTCGCCACGGCGGAGGTGTATGACCCGGCCACGGGCATCTGGACCGCCGCCGGCTCACTGACGACGGCCCGCTATCTCCACACCGCGACCCCGCTTCCCAATACGACCCTGGTCCTCGTGGCGGGAGGCTCTGGCCCCAGCGGCGCCCTCGCCACGGCGCAGCTCTATGATGCGCGGACGGGCACCTGGACCACGACGGGCTCACTCACCGCGGCTCGCCACACGCACACGGCGACCATGGTGCCCGCGACCTATCCCTCGGGTCAGATATTGGTGACGGGCGGATATGGCGCCGCCGCCCTTGCCACGGCCGAGCTGTACAACCCGACCACGGGCATCTGGACGGCCGTGGGCTCCGTCACCCAGGCTCGCTACGCCCATGGCACGACGATCCTGAACACCGGCGGGGTGCTCGTGGTGGGCGGGGCGGGGGCCAGCGGCGCCCTCGCCACGGCCGAGGCCTTCACGCCGGGCAACGCGCAGACCCCCGGCCGCCCCGTGGCCGGGCTCGCTCAAGCCCGTTCCCATTTCACGGAGACGCGGATGCCCGACTACAAGCGGGTGCTCGTGGTGGGCGGAATGGGCACCGCCGGAATCCTCGGCACCACCGAGGCGTATGACATGACCCTCGGGGTGTGGTCCGGCACCGGCTCGCTCATCCAGGCCCGCCGAGGCCACACGGCCACGCTGCTGGCCAATGGCAGACTGCTCGTGGTGGGCGGCGAGAACGGCACCGCCGCGCCCTACCTCGCCAGCGCGGAGTTGTACTGA
- a CDS encoding GNAT family N-acetyltransferase, translated as MILRNVTDEDLPIFFEHQRDPEALRMAAFSSRERDAFMTHWRTRVLRPENVTRTIVMGRVVVGNIGSWEQDAKRFVGYWIGREHWGKGIATRALSEFLVLEPTRPLHAWVALHNLASIRVLEKCGFHTMLNEDPHHPDGVAEVLMRLG; from the coding sequence ATGATCCTCCGCAACGTCACGGATGAGGACCTTCCCATCTTCTTCGAACACCAGCGCGACCCGGAAGCGCTGCGCATGGCCGCATTTTCATCGCGGGAGCGCGATGCGTTCATGACCCACTGGCGCACAAGGGTTCTCCGCCCTGAAAACGTCACCCGCACCATCGTCATGGGCCGCGTGGTCGTTGGGAACATCGGCAGCTGGGAACAGGATGCCAAACGCTTCGTCGGCTATTGGATTGGTCGCGAGCACTGGGGCAAAGGCATCGCCACTCGGGCCCTCTCTGAGTTTCTCGTGCTCGAGCCCACCCGGCCGCTTCATGCGTGGGTCGCTCTCCACAACCTCGCGTCGATCCGCGTCCTCGAGAAGTGTGGCTTCCACACCATGCTCAACGAGGACCCGCATCACCCGGATGGAGTTGCCGAAGTCCTCATGAGGCTTGGTTAA
- a CDS encoding carboxypeptidase-like regulatory domain-containing protein, with protein MRYGLVAAGALLLLLALLLALAPGGTERRRASAKTRAAGTGPDASAPALAAHERAALRGWVQDARGLPMAARVLAFEAGPALTREGLEQHVAAQALEAPARATVTTGPDGAFLLRVPEGRYHLLAEVDGRPAALALEVEAGASEVRLVVTDGERLTGQVVDVAGGVARAHLTVVSLTPVRRLREVESDETGAFEVEGLLPQARYGVWARAAGHGSRGVLVAASRPATVMLPCALRVEGRVLERGVAAPGARVRPRGGGPEARADSAGRFVLEGLDCSGRTELLAESATGVGERALEPLSEDISGFDISLESAGGLRVRVVEARSGRLLEGASVQSPAVPEVVWREEDVGRFRAAPLMPGPHALLVRAPGHGAVQRLLEVRAGAETEVELELPPESVLAGRILGPEGLGMQGARLHLLGPGLSGGEVFLTGAQGRFEVRGLAEETYELRVERPGSLSVTQELRLPRSEPLELSLAPAAAVAVKVLGARGEPVEDASVSLTWVGEGRGETVREAVTDARGGVHFGGLVPGSYLAKARAPGYLPSEPVPVEAWDEEAVPVSLVLREGLTLSGRVRDARGLPAAEADVVLMGEATSVGRARTDGQGRFTLSGLGPGRVRLLVEKFGHPMREVEVEVPASNLELMLGGPGSE; from the coding sequence ATGCGGTACGGGCTCGTCGCGGCGGGCGCCCTGCTCCTGCTGCTGGCGTTGCTCCTGGCCCTCGCGCCCGGCGGCACAGAGAGGCGAAGGGCCTCCGCGAAGACGCGGGCCGCCGGTACGGGCCCGGACGCCTCCGCACCGGCCCTGGCGGCCCATGAGCGCGCCGCGTTGCGCGGGTGGGTCCAGGATGCCCGGGGCCTGCCCATGGCGGCCCGGGTGCTCGCCTTCGAGGCCGGGCCCGCCCTGACGCGGGAGGGCCTGGAGCAGCACGTGGCCGCGCAAGCCCTGGAGGCCCCCGCACGGGCCACCGTCACCACGGGCCCGGACGGAGCCTTCCTGCTGCGGGTCCCCGAGGGCCGCTACCACCTGCTGGCCGAGGTGGACGGACGCCCCGCCGCGCTCGCCCTGGAGGTGGAGGCGGGCGCTTCCGAGGTGCGCCTGGTGGTGACGGACGGTGAGCGTCTGACGGGCCAGGTGGTGGACGTGGCGGGGGGCGTGGCCCGGGCCCACCTCACGGTGGTGAGCCTGACGCCCGTGCGGCGCCTGCGGGAGGTGGAGAGCGACGAGACGGGCGCCTTCGAGGTGGAGGGGCTGCTCCCCCAGGCGCGCTATGGCGTGTGGGCCCGCGCGGCGGGCCATGGCTCGCGCGGAGTGCTCGTCGCCGCGTCCCGGCCCGCCACCGTGATGCTGCCCTGCGCGCTGCGTGTGGAGGGCCGGGTGCTCGAGCGGGGCGTGGCGGCGCCAGGGGCCCGGGTCAGGCCGCGCGGCGGGGGGCCGGAGGCCCGGGCCGACAGCGCGGGCCGCTTCGTGCTGGAGGGGCTCGACTGCAGCGGGCGCACCGAGCTGCTCGCCGAGAGCGCCACGGGCGTGGGCGAGCGGGCCCTCGAGCCCCTGAGCGAGGACATCTCGGGGTTCGACATCTCCCTGGAGTCGGCGGGCGGGCTCCGCGTCCGGGTGGTGGAGGCGCGCTCGGGCCGGCTGCTCGAGGGCGCGAGCGTCCAGTCCCCGGCCGTACCGGAGGTCGTCTGGCGCGAGGAGGACGTGGGACGCTTCCGGGCCGCGCCGTTGATGCCGGGCCCCCATGCCCTGCTCGTCCGGGCACCGGGCCATGGGGCCGTGCAGCGGCTCCTCGAGGTGCGCGCGGGCGCCGAGACGGAAGTCGAGCTCGAGCTGCCGCCGGAGAGCGTGCTCGCGGGCCGCATCCTGGGACCCGAGGGGCTGGGGATGCAGGGCGCGCGGCTCCACCTCCTGGGGCCAGGGCTGAGCGGGGGGGAGGTGTTTCTCACGGGTGCGCAGGGACGCTTCGAGGTGCGTGGGCTCGCGGAGGAGACGTATGAGCTGCGCGTCGAGCGCCCGGGCTCCCTCTCCGTGACGCAAGAGCTCCGGCTGCCGCGGAGCGAGCCGCTGGAGCTCTCCCTGGCGCCCGCGGCGGCGGTGGCCGTGAAGGTGCTCGGCGCGCGCGGGGAGCCCGTGGAGGACGCGTCTGTCTCCCTCACGTGGGTGGGCGAGGGGCGCGGGGAGACGGTCCGGGAGGCGGTCACGGACGCCCGGGGCGGCGTCCACTTCGGGGGGCTCGTTCCGGGCAGCTACCTCGCGAAGGCGCGTGCCCCGGGCTACCTCCCGTCCGAGCCCGTCCCGGTGGAGGCCTGGGACGAGGAGGCCGTGCCCGTCTCGCTGGTGCTGCGAGAGGGCCTCACGCTGTCCGGCCGCGTCCGCGACGCGCGGGGCCTGCCCGCGGCCGAGGCGGACGTGGTCCTCATGGGGGAGGCAACGAGCGTGGGCCGCGCCCGCACGGATGGCCAGGGCCGTTTCACCCTGTCGGGCCTCGGGCCGGGACGCGTCCGGCTCCTGGTGGAGAAGTTCGGCCACCCGATGCGGGAGGTGGAGGTGGAGGTGCCCGCGTCGAACCTGGAGCTGATGCTGGGGGGCCCTGGTTCCGAGTGA